A section of the Neofelis nebulosa isolate mNeoNeb1 chromosome 12, mNeoNeb1.pri, whole genome shotgun sequence genome encodes:
- the LOC131490845 gene encoding olfactory receptor 13C7-like → MDRFNQTSPVVGFILLGLSAHPRLEKTFFVLILLMYLVILLGNGVLILVTILDSRLHTPMYFFLGNLSFLDICYTTSSVPLILDSFLTPRKTISFSACFGQMFLSFAMGATECVLLGMMAFDRYVAICNPLRYSMVMNKAIYIPMAAGSWAAGITNSVVQTSQAMRLPFCGDNVINHFTCEILAVLKLACADISMNVISMVVANVIFLGVPVLFIFVSYVFIIATILRIPSAEGKKKAFSTCSAHLTVVVVFYGTILFMYGKPKSRDPLGEDKQDLSDKLTSLFYGVVTPMLNPIIYSLRNKDVKAAVKNLVHQ, encoded by the coding sequence ATGGACAGGTTCAATCAGACCTCCCCTGTGGTGGGGTTCATTCTCCTGGGACTCTCAGCCCATCCAAGGCTGGAGAAAACATTCTTTGTGCTCATTCTACTGATGTACCTGGTGATCCTGCTGGGCAATGGGGTCCTCATCCTGGTGACCATCCTTGACTCCCGCCTGCACacgcccatgtacttcttcctggggAACCTCTCCTTCCTGGACATCTGCTACACaacctcctctgtccccctcattCTCGACAGCTTCCTGACCCCCAGGAAAACCATCTCTTTCTCAGCCTGTTTTGGGCAGATGTTTCTCTCTTTTGCCATGGGAGCTACAGAGTGTGTCCTTCTGGGCATGATGGCATTTGatcgctatgtggccatctgtaacCCCCTGAGATACTCTATGGTCATGAACAAGGCTATATACATACCCATGGCTGCTGGCTCCTGGGCAGCTGGTATCACCAACTCTGTAGTTCAGACATCCCAGGCTATGAGGCTGCCCTTCTGTGGGGACAACGTCATCAATCACTTCACCTGTGAGATCCTGGCTGTCCTGAAGTTGGCCTGTGCTGACATTTCTATGAATGTGATCAGCATGGTTGTGGCTAATGTGATCTTCCTGGGGGTCCCAGTTCTGTTCATTTTTGTCTCCTATGTATTCATCATTGCTACCATCCTGAGGATCCCCTCAgctgaggggaagaaaaaggccttctccacctgctcTGCCCACCTCACAGTTGTGGTCGTCTTCTATGGAACCATCCTCTTCATGTATGGGAAGCCCAAATCCAGGGACCCCCTGGGGGAAGATAAGCAAGACCTTTCAGATAAGCTCACCTCCCTTTTCTATGGGGTGGTGACCCCCATGCTCAACCCCATCATCTACAGCCTAAGGAACAAGGATGTGAAGGCTGCCGTGAAGAACCTGGTACATCAATAA